The genomic DNA AGTCCCAGTAATCCTATTAATATCCCAGCTATCTTATCGTTGTAATATTTGAAAAGGAAATAATTACCCACCAGTATCATGATTCCGGCAATTATCATGGTAAGGTTGAATATAGTTGCCGATGGCTGAGTTATGATACTGTTGGGTGGTACTGTGGATCCCAAATCACTGATCATGCTTTTAGCTGTGGTATAAGTGAGTTCTTCGGGGTAAAAAATTTCTCCAGTTATTATCCCCATTAAAACCACAGAAGCAGCCAGGAAGAAAAGAATTCCAGCCAGGGTAAGGTTGGAGTTATTGGATGGTTCCTTTATATTGGTCATGATAATCATTCCAAGTCAATTATTTTGAGACAAAGTTATAGACTAATTTAATAGAATAATATATTCATGGCATTATTAGATTTTATTCGTTCCATAACTCCTTTGTTAAAATCAGGAAAAAAATACAATCTAATTGTACCCAGCATTCTAATTATTATGGGAGGAATAAACCATATTGATAATTCACTACAACAACGGTTTACTGGCTATGAAAATACCATTATCCTTGGTGATCTTAATCATTCCGTCTCTTTCTATGATATATACAATGAAATTCTCAAAATCTTTCCGCTTCTGACCTTTTATGGTCTCATTATTTCCAAAGGAAAGAATATAATCCACCAGAGGACCAGCTTCAGTTACTTCCAGACCATCAGGATATTCAATCATCTGCACCTGGTCAAAAGATTCACTTAACTGTTTTTCTCCATTTTCCAAGCCAAAAGCACGCGCTATTGGTTCTAAAGAATAATAAATCTTATCATCATAGGCAAAGACCAGTTCACTTAACTCCTTCATGTTGTCCAGTCCAAATGTGGTGGCATACAGTGCACCATCACTTTTAAGAACCCTGCTTATCTCCGATATAGCCTTTTTCCTGTCGGGAATGTGGTAGAGCATTAAATTGGCAATTACAATGTCCAGAGAATCATCAGG from Methanobacterium sp. Maddingley MBC34 includes the following:
- a CDS encoding putative membrane protein (PFAM: Protein of unknown function (DUF998)); amino-acid sequence: MTNIKEPSNNSNLTLAGILFFLAASVVLMGIITGEIFYPEELTYTTAKSMISDLGSTVPPNSIITQPSATIFNLTMIIAGIMILVGNYFLFKYYNDKIAGILIGLLGLGILGVGIFPGNITPQHPIVSLTTFISGGLSAIYSYRLIKSPLKYITLIFGIICLFFLFTSSMFMPVLGGGGVERWVAYPVVLWLLGFGGYLLGVGSKENTE
- a CDS encoding methylase involved in ubiquinone/menaquinone biosynthesis (PFAM: Methyltransferase domain), which codes for MSLLKEQYSNSKNFMARVELSKRFKINPYSWLLWIFDQIRFPPNARLLEIGCGNGLLWKANSNRIPEDAHIILSDFSQGMLSDAHNVLGNNADRFEYQVLDAQEIPYPDDSLDIVIANLMLYHIPDRKKAISEISRVLKSDGALYATTFGLDNMKELSELVFAYDDKIYYSLEPIARAFGLENGEKQLSESFDQVQMIEYPDGLEVTEAGPLVDYILSFGNNETIKGQKRKDFENFIVYIIERDGMIKITKDNGIFIASKPLL